A genomic segment from Pseudomonas sp. S09G 359 encodes:
- a CDS encoding response regulator transcription factor has translation MPNILLVEDDAALSELIASYLERNGYHVSVLSRGDHVRERARLNPPDLVILDLMLPGLDGLQVCRLLRADSAGLPILMLTARDDSHDQVLGLEMGADDYVTKPCEPRVLLARVRTLLRRSSLSEPQAANDQILMGNLCIDLSERTVTWRGQAVELSSGEYNLLVVLARHAGEVLSRDQILQRLRGIEFNGTDRSVDVAISKLRRKFDDHAGEARKIKTVWGKGYLFSRSEWEC, from the coding sequence ATGCCCAACATCCTTCTGGTGGAAGACGACGCCGCGCTCTCCGAGCTGATTGCCAGCTACCTGGAACGCAATGGCTACCACGTCAGCGTGCTCAGCCGTGGTGACCATGTACGTGAACGTGCGCGCCTCAACCCGCCGGACCTGGTGATCCTCGACCTGATGCTGCCTGGCCTCGACGGCCTGCAAGTGTGCCGTCTGCTGCGCGCCGACTCGGCGGGCCTGCCGATCCTGATGCTGACCGCCCGCGACGACAGCCATGACCAGGTGCTGGGCCTGGAAATGGGCGCCGACGACTACGTGACCAAACCCTGCGAGCCACGCGTGCTGCTGGCCCGTGTGCGCACCTTGCTGCGCCGTAGCAGTTTGTCCGAGCCGCAGGCGGCCAACGACCAGATCCTGATGGGCAACCTGTGCATCGACCTGTCGGAGCGCACCGTGACCTGGCGCGGCCAAGCGGTGGAACTGTCCAGCGGCGAATACAACCTGTTGGTGGTGTTGGCCCGGCATGCCGGCGAGGTGCTCAGCCGCGACCAGATCCTGCAGCGCCTGCGCGGCATCGAGTTCAACGGCACCGACCGCTCGGTGGACGTGGCCATCTCCAAGCTGCGCCGCAAGTTCGATGACCACGCCGGTGAGGCGCGCAAGATCAAGACCGTGTGGGGCAAGGGCTACCTGTTCAGCCGTTCCGAGTGGGAATGCTGA